The Musa acuminata AAA Group cultivar baxijiao chromosome BXJ1-3, Cavendish_Baxijiao_AAA, whole genome shotgun sequence genome window below encodes:
- the LOC135585778 gene encoding uncharacterized protein LOC135585778 isoform X2, whose amino-acid sequence MAQKRGQRGASSSADDPEVVARVPLQAVLLADSFNLKFRPITLERPKVLLPLVNVPMIEYTLAWLESVGVEEVFVFCCAHSQQVKQYLNQSEWTKPAARLSVTTIESHDAISAGDALRVIYEKSVIRGDFVLISGDTVSNMSLAQALHEHKERRKKDPLAIMTMVIKHSKPSNVTHQTRLGTDEVIMAFDPETKELLFYEDKADPSQRIISLDKILLADSPAFYMHNDKQDCYIDICSPEVLSLFMDNFDYQHLRRHFVKGLLVDDIMGYKIFTHEIHSSYAARIDNFRSYGTVTKDIMQSWTYPLVPNVRYFGCCSNMKLDRQGVFKALDVVQSRSAQIGAVTLIGSGSTIGDHSVISNSVIGQECTIGRNVSVHGCYIWNNVIIEDDCKLNHAIVCDGVHLRTGVVLEPGVILSFKVEVGQQITIPAYSKVSLLPQPSIQDSDEELEYADANSGVIESPSITSMISTRNAELSSDYSVTENSGLSEVGISGVGYIWCSFEGGNDDEWRHSVAPIPASKLAELSHDDYEDPDVSYQEVNSTPVSGELRPDSEITGDDDADGTDYGDSADFDKEVEATFQRALTGVNQENVILEINSLRLSCNKSHADCAGALFLSVIKLGLEAPHSSNAVLMLR is encoded by the exons ATGGCGCAGAAGAGAGGGCAGCGCggcgcctcctcctccgccgacgATCCGGAGGTGGTCGCCCGCGTACCCCTCCAGGCCGTCCTCCTCGCCGACAGCTTTAACCTAAAGTTCCGGCCTATCACCCTCGAGCGCCCCAAG GTGCTCTTGCCGTTGGTGAACGTCCCGATGATCGAGTACACCCTCGCCTGGCTCGAGTCCGTCGGGGTCGAGGAGGTCTTCGTCTTCTGCTGCGCCCACTCTCAGCAGGTGAAGCAGTACTTGAATCAGTCCGAGTGGACCAAGCCCGCGGCCAGACTCTCCGTCACCACGATCGAGTCACATGACGCCATTAGCGCTGGAGATGCGCTCCGTGTGATTTATGAAAAATCCGTG ATACGTGGAGATTTTGTTCTCATTAGTGGGGATACTGTTAGCAACATGAGTTTAGCTCAAGCCCTCCATGAGCAcaaggaaagaaggaaaaaagatccACTTGCTATTATGACCATGGTTATCAAACACTCTAAGCCTTCAAATGTAACACATCAAACTCGACTTGGCACTGATGAGGTTATAATGGCTTTTGATCCTGAGACAAAAGAGCTTCTTTTCTATGAGGACAAGGCAGACCCTTCCCAGCGGATTATTTCTCttgataaaattttgctagcagaTAGTCCTGCTTTCTATATGCATAATGATAAGCAG GATTGCTACATAGATATCTGCTCTCCTGAAGTCCTCAGTCTTTTTATGGATAATTTTGATTATCAACATCTTCGCCGTCATTTCGTCAAGGGTTTGCTCGTTGATGAT ataATGGGATATAAGATTTTTACCCATGAAATTCATTCAAGTTATGCAGCAAGAATAGATAACTTCAGGAGTTATGGCACGGTTACTAAAGACATAATGCAAAGTTGGACGTACCCTTTGGTACCAAATGTTAGGTACTTTGGGTGTTGCTCAAATATGAAGCTTGATAGACAGGGAGTTTTCAAAGCATTGG ATGTTGTCCAATCACGTTCTGCACAAATTGGTGCTGTTACCTTGATTGGAAGTGGAAGTACCATTGGGGACCATAGTGTGATATCTAACTCAGTTATTGGTCAGGAATGTACCATTGGCCGCAATGTATCTGTCCATGGTTGTTACATTTGGAATAATGTCATCATTGAAGACGACTGTAAACTAAATCATGCTATAGTTTGTGATGGTGTTCATTTAAGGACAGGGGTAGTCTTGGAACCTGGTGTCATATTGTCGTTCAAG GTAGAAGTTGGGCAACAAATAACAATTCCTGCTTATTCGAAAGTTTCTTTACTTCCTCAACCTTCCATACAAGATAGTGATGAAGAACTTGAGTATGCCGATGCAAATAGTGGAGTTATAGAAAGTCCAT CAATTACTAGTATGATCAGCACTAGAAATGCAGAACTAAGCTCAGATTATTCAGTGACAGAGAACTCTGGCCTCTCTGAG GTTGGTATTTCGGGGGTTGGTTACATATGGTGTTCCTTCGAAGGAGGCAATGATGATGAATGGAGACACTCAGTTGCTCCAATCCCTGCATCAAAGTTGGCAGAGTTATCTCATGATGATTATGAGGATCCTGATGTGTCATATCAGGAAGTTAATAGTACTCCAGTTTCTGGAGAGTTGCGACCTGACTCAGAAATTACTGGTGATGATGATGCTGATGGGACGGATTACGGAGATTCTGCTGATTTTGATAAGGAG GTAGAAGCAACTTTTCAACGGGCACTTACAGGAGTGAACCAAGAGAATGtgattttagagataaattcacTCAG GTTATCTTGCAATAAATCACATGCTGATTGTGCTGGGGCATTGTTCTTGTCTGTAATAAAGTTGGGTCTAGAAGCTCCTCATTCTTCTAATG CTGTATTGATGCTAAGGTGA
- the LOC135617686 gene encoding uncharacterized protein LOC135617686 — protein MGRHVLERSPMRSSQGKSSLSRHLQRVYPLGIQKSCSILSLSSLSLSQNSNASSLNSSMSSWDPKIPVSVHKLFSSWENSELLAGVIGKGTLGLDRLGSSEGREASADDELNKEVECAEPGSLKRCNWITQSSDEVYVSFHDECWGVPVYDDNQLFELLAMCGMLIDHSWTEILKRREMFREAFAAFDHILVAKMEEKEIMEISSNKELMLAECRVRCIVDNAKCMQRVAKEFGSFSAYIWGHVNRKPMVNRYKYPRIVPLRTPKSEAISKDLVRRGFRLVGPVIVYSFMQAAGIAMDHLVDCFRFGDCVRLAERSWGLSNLAM, from the exons ATGGGAAGGCATGTGTTGGAGAGAAGTCCGATGCGGAGTTCGCAAGGGAAGAGCTCGCTGTCGAGGCACCTACAGAGAGTGTACCCGCTCGGCATTCAGAAGAGTTGCTCGATTCTTAGCCTCTCGTCTCTTTCCCTGTCGCAGAATTCAAATGCATCTTCCCTCAACAGTTCCATGTCCAGTTGGGACCCCAAGATCCCGGTGTCGGTCCACAAGCTCTTCAGCTCCTGGGAGAACTCGGAGCTCTTAGCTGGTGTCATCGGCAAGGGAACACTGGGACTCGATAGGTTAGGGTCTTCGGAAGGCAGGGAAGCTTCGGCGGATGATGAACTCAACAAGGAGGTGGAGTGTGCCGAGCCTGGGAGTTTGAAGAGGTGTAATTGGATTACCCAATCCAGTG ATGAAGTGTATGTTTCGTTCCATGATGAGTGTTGGGGTGTCCCAGTTTACGACGACAA TCAGCTCTTTGAGCTGCTTGCGATGTGTGGAATGCTCATCGATCACAGCTGGACTGAGATTCTGAAGAGAAGAGAGATGTTCAG GGAGGCATTTGCAGCGTTCGATCACATTCTGGTTGCCAAGATGGAGGAGAAGGAGATCATGGAAATAAGTTCCAACAAGGAGCTCATGCTGGCAGAGTGTAGGGTGAGATGCATCGTAGACAATGCCAAGTGCATGCAAAGG GTGGCCAAGGAATTTGGATCCTTCAGTGCGTACATATGGGGTCATGTGAACCGCAAGCCCATGGTGAACAGATACAAGTATCCGAGAATTGTTCCTCTGAGGACGCCGAAATCGGAAGCCATCAGCAAGGATTTGGTGAGAAGGGGGTTTCGCCTCGTCGGGCCGGTGATCGTCTACTCCTTCATGCAAGCTGCAGGAATAGCCATGGATCATCTCGTCGACTGCTTCCGGTTTGGTGACTGTGTGAGACTTGCAGAGAGATCATGGGGCCTCTCTAACTTGGCTATGTGA
- the LOC135617667 gene encoding chitinase-like protein 1 isoform X1 produces MPPLHPLFVSPLSHTMAGNSLSPEVWMLLLVAAASAHAASSAKPKVCDKGWECKASVYCCNETISDFFQVYQFEDLFSKRNAPVAQAVGFWDYHSFITAAAVYEPLGFGTTGGKQMQMKEVAAFLGHVGSKTSCGYGVATGGPLAWGLCYKREMSPSQSYCDQSYDYPCTPGVDYYGRGALPVYWNYNYGAIGDGLKVDLLNHPEYLEQNATLAFQAAIYRWMTPMKKKKKQPSAHDVFVGKWKPTKNDTLAKRLPGFGATMNVLYGDLVCGQGSIDAMNNIISHYQYYLDLMGIGRQSSGDNLDCAEQEAFDPSTASSTSSPTAAST; encoded by the exons ATGCCACCTCTCCACCCTCTTTTCGTTTCTCCTCTCTCTC ACACAATGGCAGGGAACAGCCTGTCGCCGGAGGTGTGGATGCTGCTGCTGGTGGCGGCCGCGTCCGCTCACGCAGCGTCCTCGGCCAAGCCGAAGGTCTGCGACAAGGGGTGGGAGTGCAAGGCGAGCGTGTACTGCTGCAACGAGACCATCTCGGACTTCTTCCAGGTGTACCAGTTCGAGGACCTCTTCAGCAAGCGCAACGCCCCAGTCGCCCAGGCCGTCGGCTTCTGGGACTACCACTCCTTCATCACCGCGGCCGCCGTGTACGAGCCGCTCGGCTTCGGCACCACCGGCGGCAAGCAGATGCAGATGAAAGAGGTCGCCGCCTTCCTCGGCCACGTCGGCAGCAAGACATCAT GTGGATATGGCGTTGCGACCGGTGGTCCGCTCGCATGGGGGTTGTGCTACAAGCGTGAGATGAGCCCGAGCCAGTCCTACTGCGACCAAAGCTACGACTACCCATGCACGCCCGGAGTCGATTACTACGGCCGCGGTGCTCTGCCCGTTTACTG GAACTACAACTACGGAGCCATCGGGGACGGATTGAAGGTTGATCTCCTCAACCATCCCGAGTATCTCGAGCAGAATGCCACCCTAGCTTTCCAAGCTGCGATCTACAGGTGGATGACgcccatgaagaagaagaagaagcagccttCCGCCCACGATGTGTTTGTGGGAAAGTGGAAGCCCACCAAGAACGACACATTGGCGAAAAGGCTGCCTGGATTCGGAGCTACAATGAACGTTCTCTACGGGGATTTGGTCTGTGGTCAGGGCTCCATCGATGCCATGAACAACATCATATCCCATTACCAGTATTACCTCGACCTGATGGGCATCGGCCGCCAGTCCTCCGGCGATAATTTGGATTGCGCAGAGCAAGAGGCCTTCGATCCTTCTACCGCATCCTCCACATCGTCCCCCACGGCGGCCAGTACTTGA
- the LOC135617677 gene encoding phosphatidylinositol 4-kinase gamma 7-like — translation MSPNVDSPVQTQMAVAVLNRTFSSDYPGNPKSEGKPGARRRVFVQTETGFVLGIELDREDNVHTVKRRLQLALNVPTEESSLTFGDLVLKNDLSAVRNDSPLLLTRNFLHRSSSTPCLSPTGKDLQQRDQSGPIEILGCSSHCNKIKLLVKDAVKAINCGIDPIPVHSGLGGAYYFRNKKGVNIAIVKPTDEEPFAPNNPKGFVGKSLGQPGLKRSVRVGETGFREVAAYLLDYNHFANVPPTALIKITHSVFHVNEGINCNGSTKSYCTKTNVASKIASFQQYISHDFDASDHGTSSFSVAAVHKIGILDVRIFNTDRHAGNLLVRKIDGGDGKFEAQMELVPIDHGLCLPENLEDPYFEWIHWPQSSIPFSEEELQYIANLDPMRDSEMLRMELPMIREACLRVLVLSTIFLKEAAAFGFCLAEIGEMMSREFRGMEEEPSELEVVCIEARRLVAEREVFSPEPDNVDDDMIQFDIDCEDAHTMTPKAAPSCNFGFKGGSSRNPFSKLESLEEDVGDDNEVGNVERSSCSLSVWDHLPKVSKLSTSLKGVRIADKSQWYPAGVPKLKLSSSKTNIGGSSRFKGGYGSANEQLPASASFMKLSDMGESEWAAFLEKFQELLQNAFHGRKCGASGLRQRQRLGTSCQF, via the coding sequence ATGTCTCCTAACGTGGACAGCCCTGTTCAGACCCAGATGGCGGTTGCAGTCTTGAATCGCACCTTCAGCAGTGACTACCCTGGAAACCCCAAAAGTGAAGGAAAGCCAGGTGCACGGAGGCGTGTGTTTGTCCAGACAGAGACAGGCTTTGTCTTGGGCATTGAACTGGATCGCGAGGACAATGTCCACACTGTGAAAAGGAGATTACAGCTAGCTCTCAATGTGCCAACCGAGGAGAGTTCTCTCACATTTGGTGACCTCGTGTTGAAAAATGATCTTAGTGCTGTGCGAAATGATTCCCCATTGCTACTCACAAGGAATTTCCTGCACAGGAGTTCCTCCACTCCATGCCTATCACCGACTGGGAAGGACCTTCAGCAAAGGGATCAGAGTGGTCCAATTGAAATTTTAGGATGTTCAAGCCACTGTAATAAGATAAAACTACTTGTTAAGGATGCTGTGAAGGCTATTAACTGTGGTATTGATCCGATACCAGTTCACAGTGGGCTTGGTGGTGCATACTACTTCCGGAACAAAAAAGGTGTGAACATTGCCATTGTGAAGCCCACAGATGAGGAGCCATTTGCACCAAATAATCCAAAAGGGTTTGTTGGGAAATCCCTTGGGCAACCAGGGCTGAAAAGGTCTGTGCGAGTTGGTGAGACTGGGTTCAGGGAGGTTGCAGCGTACCTCCTGGACTATAATCACTTTGCCAATGTCCCTCCAACAGCCCTTATCAAGATCACACATTCAGTATTTCATGTGAATGAAGGCATTAATTGCAATGGTAGTACTAAATCTTACTGTACAAAGACAAATGTTGCCAGCAAGATTGCATCATTCCAGCAGTATATTTCTCATGACTTTGATGCTAGTGACCATGGAACCTCAAGCTTCTCTGTGGCGGCTGTCCACAAGATTGGGATACTTGATGTTAGAATCTTCAACACGGACAGGCACGCGGGAAACCTTTTGGTGAGGAAAATTGATGGTGGGGATGGTAAGTTTGAGGCTCAGATGGAATTAGTTCCTATAGATCATGGTCTCTGCTTGCCCGAGAATTTGGAGGATCCTTATTTTGAATGGATCCACTGGCCACAATCATCAATCCCTTTCTCCGAGGAAGAGCTTCAGTACATCGCCAACCTTGATCCAATGAGGGACTCCGAGATGCTTCGCATGGAGCTGCCTATGATCCGAGAAGCATGCCTTCGGGTGTTGGTCCTCTCAACAATTTTTCTCAAGGAAGCAGCTGCATTTGGATTTTGTCTAGCAGAGATTGGTGAGATGATGAGCAGGGAATTCAGAGGCATGGAAGAGGAGCCAAGCGAGCTGGAGGTTGTCTGCATAGAGGCAAGAAGGTTGGTGGCAGAAAGAGAAGTTTTTTCTCCTGAACCTGATAATGTAGATGATGATATGATACAGTTTGACATTGACTGTGAAGATGCTCATACAATGACGCCAAAAGCAGCACCATCCTGTAACTTTGGATTCAAGGGGGGCAGTTCCAGAAATCCATTTTCGAAGCTAGAGAGCTTGGAAGAGGATGTTGGTGATGACAACGAAGTTGGCAATGTTGAAAGAAGTTCTTGCTCCCTATCTGTTTGGGATCATCTTCCAAAAGTTTCAAAGTTATCCACATCATTGAAGGGTGTTCGCATTGCCGACAAAAGTCAGTGGTATCCAGCTGGTGTTCCAAAATTGAAGCTTTCAAGTAGTAAAACTAATATCGGTGGGAGCAGCAGGTTTAAGGGTGGGTACGGGAGTGCAAATGAGCAGCTTCCGGCAAGTGCTAGCTTCATGAAGCTGTCAGACATGGGAGAGTCAGAGTGGGCTGCATTCCTTGAGAAGTTCCAGGAGTTGCTGCAAAATGCATTCCATGGTCGGAAGTGTGGTGCTTCTGGCCTGAGGCAGAGGCAGAGGCTAGGCACTTCTTGCCAGTTTTGA
- the LOC135617667 gene encoding chitinase-like protein 1 isoform X2, whose protein sequence is MAGNSLSPEVWMLLLVAAASAHAASSAKPKVCDKGWECKASVYCCNETISDFFQVYQFEDLFSKRNAPVAQAVGFWDYHSFITAAAVYEPLGFGTTGGKQMQMKEVAAFLGHVGSKTSCGYGVATGGPLAWGLCYKREMSPSQSYCDQSYDYPCTPGVDYYGRGALPVYWNYNYGAIGDGLKVDLLNHPEYLEQNATLAFQAAIYRWMTPMKKKKKQPSAHDVFVGKWKPTKNDTLAKRLPGFGATMNVLYGDLVCGQGSIDAMNNIISHYQYYLDLMGIGRQSSGDNLDCAEQEAFDPSTASSTSSPTAAST, encoded by the exons ATGGCAGGGAACAGCCTGTCGCCGGAGGTGTGGATGCTGCTGCTGGTGGCGGCCGCGTCCGCTCACGCAGCGTCCTCGGCCAAGCCGAAGGTCTGCGACAAGGGGTGGGAGTGCAAGGCGAGCGTGTACTGCTGCAACGAGACCATCTCGGACTTCTTCCAGGTGTACCAGTTCGAGGACCTCTTCAGCAAGCGCAACGCCCCAGTCGCCCAGGCCGTCGGCTTCTGGGACTACCACTCCTTCATCACCGCGGCCGCCGTGTACGAGCCGCTCGGCTTCGGCACCACCGGCGGCAAGCAGATGCAGATGAAAGAGGTCGCCGCCTTCCTCGGCCACGTCGGCAGCAAGACATCAT GTGGATATGGCGTTGCGACCGGTGGTCCGCTCGCATGGGGGTTGTGCTACAAGCGTGAGATGAGCCCGAGCCAGTCCTACTGCGACCAAAGCTACGACTACCCATGCACGCCCGGAGTCGATTACTACGGCCGCGGTGCTCTGCCCGTTTACTG GAACTACAACTACGGAGCCATCGGGGACGGATTGAAGGTTGATCTCCTCAACCATCCCGAGTATCTCGAGCAGAATGCCACCCTAGCTTTCCAAGCTGCGATCTACAGGTGGATGACgcccatgaagaagaagaagaagcagccttCCGCCCACGATGTGTTTGTGGGAAAGTGGAAGCCCACCAAGAACGACACATTGGCGAAAAGGCTGCCTGGATTCGGAGCTACAATGAACGTTCTCTACGGGGATTTGGTCTGTGGTCAGGGCTCCATCGATGCCATGAACAACATCATATCCCATTACCAGTATTACCTCGACCTGATGGGCATCGGCCGCCAGTCCTCCGGCGATAATTTGGATTGCGCAGAGCAAGAGGCCTTCGATCCTTCTACCGCATCCTCCACATCGTCCCCCACGGCGGCCAGTACTTGA
- the LOC135617660 gene encoding putative U-box domain-containing protein 42 has translation MSSVATEDAEHNNSMELGSPPHVTSPPISESKQAGNTPPSRSDFLLSLSTKVDIATELVAKCSNGAQAVPDDEVNSFIKQLEGVIRSMADDLRDIPLSMESLSGEMIHVGLQINGQCDTDQNKLENAFTPRMEMREGTSSVSESQRENKSGDMPPMANYLLGMYDGTQRNDRQSSNILPHLADTLQPAYQSFFCPLTKKIMDDPVTIESGLTYDREAIAEWFERSIDVSENIVCPVTRMDVKEAALSSNVALRNTIKEWKERNEATRIRIASSALSLATSEAMILDAIKELQFLSQSRRFNKEQMHTIGITGLLTQFLQHESMTVRCEALELLRVLAEDEDGKVIIARTRALTRTIKMMSSYSSPERHAAVSFLLELSKSELFLEKIGRTPGGILILITMKYNKDADPFAAERAEEALKNLEKLPKNIKCMAENGFVEPLLDHLIDGTEEVQTEMVSYLGEIVLEHDMKTYVAERASNALIKMVNGGSSVIRKEAFRALVQISSHPPNGKMLLDAGVVPIMIEEIFARRIQNEPLESKEEAAAILANILESDLDMDKIQVNKHGHTITSHYSIYNIVHLLKYSTQQELNVNLVKILLFLTKLPKPLATVVSVIKEIEVHQGIIEFLNSPMEELATVAAKMLIVLASHMGHTIAAGLCKIQGQPEGLVKNYDTDRMTERQAVSVNLIAKIPHQNAPLNLALLHQGTVPIILSRIQEILRGEVRATGSRYTGYYLEGLVGVLVRFTTSLFDQEILYMALSRNLTSVFTDLLVRTGGSSEVQRLAAVGLQNLSSQSARLSRPPADIKKSTKMSFFAKSVSGSQRDGRMTLLCCPTHRGVCSSSTTFCLLESRAAERLLGCLESESPEVVEAALSAIITLLDDGVDAEGSVRALSELGAVRSVLGVLKVHREEGVLQRALWLVERFLEKGGDKLSREVSHDKVLTTVLVSAFHRGDGNTKKMAENILRHLHRILNFSTNSFVM, from the exons ATGTCATCAGTTGCTACTGAGGATGCTGAGCATAATAATTCCATGGAGCTGGGAAGCCCTCCCCATGTCACCTCTCCTCCTATTTCAGAGTCAAAGCAAGCAGGAAATACTCCTCCAAGTAGATCTGATTTCCTACTGTCTTTGTCGACTAAAGTCGATATCGCAACAGAGCTTGTTGCAAAATGCAGCAATGGAGCTCAGGCAGTCCCGGATGATGAGGTCAACAGCTTCATCAAACAGCTTGAGGGAGTGATCAGAAGCATGGCAGATGACCTTAGAGACATACCACTGTCCATGGAATCACTCTCGGGAGAGATGATACATGTTGGCCTACAGATAAATGGGCAATGTGACACAGATCAAAACAAGCTGGAAAATGCATTCACACCAAGAATGGAAATGAGGGAAGGGACAAGTTCGGTTTCAGAATCTCAAAGGGAGAACAAAAGTGGTGATATGCCCCCTATGGCAAATTATCTTCTAGGGATGTATGATGGCACACAGAGAAATGATCGCCAATCCTCCAACATTCTTCCACATTTAGCAGACACTCTGCAACCTGCATACCAGAGCTTCTTCTGTCCATTAACCAAGAAAATAATGGATGATCCTGTCACCATAGAAAGTGGGCTAACCTATGATAGAGAAGCTATAGCTGAGTGGTTTGAGAGGTCCATAGATGTTTCAGAAAACATAGTTTGTCCAGTCACAAGGATGGATGTAAAGGAAGCAGCTTTAAGCAGCAATGTAGCATTGAGGAACACCATAAAAGAGTGGAAGGAAAGAAATGAGGCAACAAGGATAAGGATTGCCAGCAGTGCCTTATCATTAGCTACTTCAGAAGCCATGATTTTGGATGCAATAAAAGAGCTGCAATTTCTGAGTCAAAGCAGAAGATTCAACAAGGAGCAGATGCACACCATAGGAATCACAGGGCTACTCACACAGTTTCTGCAGCATGAGAGCATGACCGTGCGCTGTGAGGCGTTGGAACTTCTACGTGTACTAGCTGAGGATGAAGATGGAAAG GTTATCATTGCGAGGACAAGAGCCCTCACAAGAACAATCAAGATGATGTCTAGCTATAGTTCTCCAGAAAGGCATGCAGCTGTTTCATTCTTATTAGAACTCTCAAAATCCGAACTGTTCTTGGAGAAAATTGGGCGCACTCCCGGAGGTATTCTTATTCTCATCACGATGAAATATAACAAGGATGCTGATCCTTTCGCAGCAGAAAGAGCAGAGGAAGCTCTGAAGAACTTGGAGAAATTGCCAAAGAACATCAAATGCATGGCAGAAAATGGTTTTGTGGAACCCCTTTTGGACCATCTCATTGACG GTACAGAGGAGGTGCAAACGGAGATGGTGAGCTACCTCGGAGAGATAGTTCTTGAGCATGACATGAAAACTTATGTTGCAGAGAGAGCCTCCAATGCTCTGATCAAGATGGTCAATGGCGGGAGCTCTGTTATCAGGAAGGAAGCATTTAGAGCTCTGGTTCAGATTTCATCCCACCCCCCGAACGGCAAGATGCTTTTAGATGCAGGCGTTGTCCCGATCATGATCGAAGAGATATTTGCTCGCAGAATCCAGAACGAGCCCTTGGAATCCAAGGAAGAGGCTGCTGCAATCCTTGCCAATATCCTCGAATCAGATCTTGACATGGACAAGATACAGGTGAACAAGCATGGCCACACCATCACCTCGCACTACTCCATCTACAACATCGTCCACCTGCTGAAGTACTCCACGCAGCAAGAACTGAACGTGAACCTCGTCAAGATCTTGCTTTTCCTGACCAAACTCCCAAAACCTCTGGCCACAGTCGTTTCAGTGATCAAGGAGATCGAGGTACACCAGGGCATCATCGAGTTCCTCAATTCTCCAATGGAGGAACTCGCTACTGTCGCTGCCAAGATGCTCATCGTTCTTGCATCCCATATGGGCCACACGATCGCAGCCGGTCTCTGCAAGATTCAGGGACAGCCGGAGGGCCTCGTCAAGAACTACGACACCGATCGGATGACAGAGAGGCAAGCAGTGTCGGTGAATCTGATCGCGAAGATCCCGCACCAGAACGCACCACTCAATCTAGCTCTCCTCCATCAAGGCACAGTGCCCATCATCCTTAGCAGGATACAAGAGATCCTGCGAGGCGAGGTACGAGCCACCGGCTCCAGGTACACAGGCTACTACCTCGAGGGTCTGGTGGGCGTTCTTGTGAGGTTCACTACCAGTCTGTTCGATCAGGAGATCCTATACATGGCTCTCTCTCGGAACTTGACATCGGTGTTCACGGATCTGCTGGTGAGGACAGGGGGAAGCAGTGAAGTCCAGAGGTTAGCAGCTGTTGGGCTTCAGAACCTCTCTTCCCAGTCTGCAAGACTGTCAAGGCCGCCCGCAGATATCAAGAAGTCCACCAAGATGAGCTTCTTCGCCAAATCCGTTTCAGGGTCGCAGAGAGATGGGAGGATGACGCTGCTGTGCTGCCCAACGCACAGGGGTGTCTGCTCCTCGTCCACCACCTTCTGTTTACTGGAGTCGAGGGCTGCGGAGAGGCTGCTGGGTTGCCTGGAAAGCGAGAGTCCAGAGGTTGTGGAGGCAGCACTGTCGGCAATCATTACACTGTTGGATGACGGTGTGGACGCGGAGGGAAGCGTGAGGGCACTGAGTGAGCTCGGTGCAGTGAGGAGTGTGTTGGGGGTGTTGAAGGTGCACAGGGAGGAAGGGGTGCTGCAGAGAGCTCTATGGTTGGTGGAGCGGTTCCTGGAGAAGGGAGGGGATAAGTTATCCAGGGAAGTCTCCCATGACAAGGTACTAACCACTGTGCTGGTATCTGCTTTCCATAGAGGAGATGGCAACACCAAGAAGATGGCTGAGAACATACTGAGGCATCTGCATAGGATCCTTAATTTCTCTACTAATAGTTTTGTTATGTGA